The stretch of DNA CGTCCAGGGCGAGCACGGCGACCGACCCGGGGTGCACCTGGTAGTCACGGTGGACGACGGTCCCGTCGGGCATGACCACGTCGTCGGTGCGCACGGAGGTCTTGTTGCCCACGAAGGGCGTCTCCGTCGCTGTGACCTGCCACTCCTCGGCAGTGTCCTTGATCGTCATGTCGCCCTGTCCTCCCACACGTGCAAACAGAAACCGGGGCACGCGCCTCAGAAGGCTCGTACCCCGGCAACCGTATCGCTCTTGTGTTACTTACCCGTCTGGCGCTCCACGGCGGCCTTCACCAGGCCCGCGAAGAGCGGGTGCGGGCGGGTCGGGCGCGAGCGCAGCTCCGGGTGCGCCTGGGTGGCGACCAGGTAGGGGTGGACCTCGCGGGGGTACTCGACGTACTCGACGAGCTTGCCGTCCGGGGAGGTGCCGGAGAAGAGGATGCCGGCCTTCTTCTCCAGCTCGGCGCGGTAGGAGTTGTTCACCTCGTAGCGGTGACGGTGGCGCTCCTCGACGTACTCCTTGCCGTCGTACACCTCACGGGCGATGGAGCCCTCGGCGAGCTTCGCCGGGTACATGCCCAGGCGCATCGTGCCGCCCATGTCGCCCTCGCCCGCGACGATGTCCAGCTGCTCCGCCATGGTCGAGATGACCGGGTGGGCGGTCGCGGAGTCGAACTCCGTGGAATTGGCGTCGGGGATGTCCGCGAGGTTGCGGGCGGCCTCGATCACGATGCACTGCAGGCCGAGGCAGAGGCCGAGCAGCGGGATCTTGTTCTCGCGGGCGAAGGTGATGGCGCCGACCTTGCCGGTCACGCCGCGGTCGCCGAAGCCGCCGGGGATGCAGATCGCGTCGACGTCACCGAGCTGCTTGGCGGCGCCCGCCGGGGTCTTGCAGTCGTCGGAGGTGACCCACTTGACCTTGACGCGGGCGCGGTTGGCGAAGCCGCCCGCGCGCAGCGCCTCGGTCACCGAGAGGTAGGCGTCGGGCAGGTCGATGTACTTGCCGACCAGCGCGATGGTGACCTCGTGGTCCGGGTTGTGCACCCGGTCGAGGAGGTCCTCCCACTGGGTCCAGTTCACGTCGCGGAACGGGAGGTCGAGCTTGCGCACCACGTAGGCGTCGAGGCCCTCGGTGTGCAGGACCTTCGGGATGTCGTAGATCGACTTGGCGTCGACACAGGCGACGACCGCGTCCTCGTCGACGTCGCACATCAGCGAGATCTTGCGCTTGATGGCGGTCGGCACGTCGCGGTCGGCACGCAGCACGATGGCGTCAGGCTGGATACCGATGTTGCGCAGGGCCGCGACCGAGTGCTGGGTCGGCTTGGTCTTCAGCTCGCCGGACGGGCCGATGTAGGGCAGCAGCGAGATGTGCACGACGAAGACGTTGTCGCGGCCGACCTCGTGGCGGACCTGACGGACGGTCTCCAGGAACGGCAGGGACTCGATGTCGCCGACCGTGCCGCCGACCTCCGTGATGACGACGTCGACGTCATCGGTGGCCATGCGGCGGATGCGGTGCTTGATCTCGTTCGTGATGTGCGGGATGACCTGCACCGTGTCGCCGAGGTACTCGCCGCGCCGCTCCTTGGCGATGACCTGCGAGTAGATCTGGCCGGTGGTGACGTTCGCCGTGCCGTCGAGGTCGACGTCCAGGAAGCGCTCGTAGTGGCCGATGTCCAGGTCGGTCTCGGCGCCGTCGTTCGTGACGAACACCTCGCCGTGCTGGAACGGGTTCATCGTCCCGGGGTCGACGTTCAGGTACGGGTCGAGCTTCTGCATGGTGACGCGCAGGCCGCGCGCCTTGAGGAGCGCACCCAGGCTCGAGGCAGTCAGACCCTTGCCGAGGGAAGAGGCGACACCCCCGGTGACGAAGATGTGCTTGGTCGTCGTGGACTTTGGCTGCATGGCCAAGAGGGGGCTCCCGTGGTCGCGGTCTGAAGGGTGCGTACCGGCACCCTCACCGGGGATTCTGGGGAGGTGCCGTCGCTGCGGTTCGGGGGTTCAATGACCACCGGCTCACGGGCTACCAGGGTATCAGCGACCGGGCGAGGCTGCTTCCGGCCACGCTCGGGCACCCACGTCACACCTCCCTCACCTGGCGCTCACCCGTTCGGCGCAGGCCGGTTGCCGGGAGCGGCGCGCAGATCACCTAGGTGCGTCGTATCCTGCTCGGACACTCGCTGCCGAGCCGGTCCGACTAACGGCAACCACCCCCGTCCGTCCCCCGGAACAAGAGACTCGTGCAGTTCGTTTTACAGCGAAGCCTTGACCGTAGAGCGAGCGCCCCCGAGAGGGCGACGTGGCCGTTTGACTGGAGATGCACGTGGCCGGGCGCATCGAGGATTACGCACTCATCGGAGACATGCAGACCGCTGCCCTGGTCTGCAGGGACGGCACAGTCGACTGGCTGTGCCTGCCCCGCTTCGACTCGCACGCCATCTTCGCCGGATTGCTCGGCACGGAGGAGCACGGATTCTGGCGCCTCGGGCCCGCTCACAGCCCCGACGCACCACCGCCGACCGCCGCGCGGCGCACGTACCGCGGCGACTCGCTGATCCTGGAATCCGAGTGGGACACCCCGCGCGGCACGGTCCGCGTGACCGATTTCATGCCTCCGCGCGACACGGACGCGCCGCAGCTCGTGCGGAT from Streptomyces sp. BA2 encodes:
- a CDS encoding CTP synthase, whose product is MQPKSTTTKHIFVTGGVASSLGKGLTASSLGALLKARGLRVTMQKLDPYLNVDPGTMNPFQHGEVFVTNDGAETDLDIGHYERFLDVDLDGTANVTTGQIYSQVIAKERRGEYLGDTVQVIPHITNEIKHRIRRMATDDVDVVITEVGGTVGDIESLPFLETVRQVRHEVGRDNVFVVHISLLPYIGPSGELKTKPTQHSVAALRNIGIQPDAIVLRADRDVPTAIKRKISLMCDVDEDAVVACVDAKSIYDIPKVLHTEGLDAYVVRKLDLPFRDVNWTQWEDLLDRVHNPDHEVTIALVGKYIDLPDAYLSVTEALRAGGFANRARVKVKWVTSDDCKTPAGAAKQLGDVDAICIPGGFGDRGVTGKVGAITFARENKIPLLGLCLGLQCIVIEAARNLADIPDANSTEFDSATAHPVISTMAEQLDIVAGEGDMGGTMRLGMYPAKLAEGSIAREVYDGKEYVEERHRHRYEVNNSYRAELEKKAGILFSGTSPDGKLVEYVEYPREVHPYLVATQAHPELRSRPTRPHPLFAGLVKAAVERQTGK